The Thermodesulfobacteriota bacterium genomic sequence ATACTTAGCTTTGCCGAGAGGAGGTTTATTATGTCGTCACAATCCATTTCACAAAACGAAGCATGGCCGAGTCTCCCGTTGGATGCCTGGAAGGATACATATGCCACACTGCACATGTGGTTACAGATAGTCGGGAAGATTCGTATGGCCCAGAGTCCCTGGGTTAACCATTCCTGGAACGCGACACTATACGTTACCGCCCGTGGACTCACCACCTCTCCTCTCTCATATGGAACGAGGATTTTCCAGATCGCTTTCGATTTTATTGACCACAAGCTACTAATACAGTGCAGCGATGATAGAGCTGGCATAGTTCCGCTTCGGCCGCTCTCCGTTGCGGCGTTTTACAGACAGCTTATGGAGGAGCTCGGCAAGCTTGATTTGTATCTCAAGATCAATACGAAACCAAACGAAGTGCCGGACCCGATTCCTTTCGACCAGGATGAACAACACGCATCCTACGACCCGGAGTATGCCACCCGTTTTTGGCGGATACTGGCGCAGTCAGACCGGGTCTTCAAGCGATTTAGGGGCCGATTCATCGGCAAATGCAGCCCCGTCCACTTCTTCTGGGGCGCCCCTGACCTGGCGGTAACCCGCTTCTCCGGACGGCGGGCGCCGGAGCATCCCGGAGGAATCCCCAACCTTCCCGACGCTGTAACCCGGGAGGCCTATTCACATGAGGTCAGCAGTTGCGGATTCTGGGCAGGCGGCGGTACGGTATCCCATCCGGTCTTCTACTCATATGCTTACCCGGAACCTAATGGCTTTGCCAAAGCTGCAGTCAGGCCGGAGAGCGCTTACTACAGCGACGACTTTCGGGAGTTTCTGCTGCCGTATGATGCGGTCAGAGAAGCCCAATCGCCCGACGACACTTTGCTCGAGTTTTTACAAAGTACATACGAAGCCGCGGCCACTCTGGGAGGATGGGATCGTAAATCCCTGGAGCGTAGCCACACCTTTTAAAGCAAGACCTATCTAAGATGCTAAGATGCATATAATGATGGGCGTTTAGCACTACACCCTCCTCAAGCAAAAGAAGAAAAACGAAGGTTATGAGAGGATTGATGTGGTGCTACTCTAGAAATGCCGTCGGCTAGGCGTCCAGTCAGAAAAGGCTTCGCCGTTTAGATAGTTATCTTTTCCCTCGCCTCTAGCACCTTATCCACGATCGCCTCGATGTTTTCCTCATCTACGAAGGGGGAGAGAATGTAGGATTTGAGGCCTACCACCGGCTCGCCGTAGGATGTGTAGCGGTAGCAGTCTGTGAGCGAGAGCACTACTCCCCTTCCCCCCATCGCTTCGTCATGCACATAGTCGGAAATGCGGCGGTTGTATTCGTTGTGGCGAAGAAGGGTGTCCCGGAATGCCGGGTCATGCAGTTCCTGTTCTTTGATCTCAAATGTGTTTATGCCGTCGGGATAGGCCCGGAATATGGTCACCGTGCCGAAGTTGTCGCGGTTAAGCACCGTGGTATAGGCATGTCCCTCCAGGTGCTCGCGAAGAAGCTGGGCCATCTCCACGATATGCCCGATTATGGCCTGTAAGCCCTTCTTTCCGAAGAGCTTCAAGTTGGCGAGTGCCGCAAGCACCCCGGCACCGCTCCTGGATGTCTCCACGGTGTACATTCCTGGTCGGTGCTCACCGAATTGATATAGATAAGGCATCTTTTCCTGGTCTCGTTGAAGCAATTGCAGGTCCTTTCGGTCCTTGAAGAGAACCAGGCTAGAAATGTACGGGGTGAAGCCGGTTTTGTGAAAGTCGACGCCGACCGAGTCAGCGAGGTGCAGGTCGCGGATTCTATTGCCGGCTCCGGCCAGGGCGCGAACGGTGCGCGGGCGGAAGCCCATCGGGTTTTCCTCGAAAGGATAGTCATTAAAGACCGACCAGGCCCAGCCGATCACCGCATCGGCATGGACATGGGGACAATAGGGCAACCTAAATTCCTCCATCAATTCGTTTCGTAATTTGACTACTTCCTCCAGGTCGTCGAGCCCGAATGCATCGGTAGTTCCCATGGTGCATATAAAACCGGCTATCTTCCTTCCCTCTGCCAACACCTCCCTTGCCCTTTTCCTGAGCGCGGGAATATCCATCTCGTTCCGGGCATTGGTAGGGATTGTTATGAGGTTCTTCTCGCCCAAGCCTAACCAGCCGGCGACGTTGAAACGGCAATAGTGGCTGCAATCGCTCGCAAAAACTACTGCATCTTCTCGCACCCCGTTCTCCATGGCTTTGGGTATTGCTTTCTCGATTCCCACCTTCACACCGTAAAGGGTGGTGCCGGTGCCTCCGAATGTGAATACCCCTGAAGATTGAACCGGGTTGTATCCGACCAGTGCAGAGACCATCGCTACGACTTCCACTTCGGCCAGCGCCACCCGGTGGCTGTACACATCCCATCCCAGGTTCGGGTTATAAAGCTGGGCCAGGGTCATGCCAATAAGCGAGGCGATGGAGGGCGGGGGGACTACGTTCTGCTGAGTACGCGGGTGTCCCCAGATGGTCATACCCTCCAGGTATTTGACCAATGCTGAGATTACATCCTCTAACGAGGACGATTCTTCGGGCAGGCGGGTCATACGAGCCGAGGTGTAATCCAGGGGTTCTCGTTTTCCTAGTATCGGCAGTTCGCCTTTGAGGGCATCTACACCGTCTAGGGCACGCATTACGGTGTGGACCAGGTAGGAGTCGTGGACGCGGTCGCTTACCGGCTGGGGGAAACTTAATCGAATCTTATTCAGGATATCGCGATATGGGACGAGGATTGGTTTTTCTTTATTTTTCACAGGGAAATTATAGCCCAATTTGATAGTGGGGCAAAACATAATTGTGAGAAGAGAAACTGTGATCTTAGCTAAAGATTTAGTCTCTTAATAAACTTGTCTAAAACAAGAGATTGCTTCGTTGGGGGTTCTTATCAGAGTTTATCGAAAAGCTCATGGTTCGACTTCGCTCACCATGATGGTTCGACTCCGCTCACCATGAAGAAGGGGATAAAGCCATAGTAACCCCCTTCACCCTGAGTCCTTCGGCTTAGTTTATCTTGAGCGTAGCCGAAAGGCTCAGGATAAACTACGACGAAGGGTGAGTAGCGGAAACGAAGGGAGCGTAGTCGAAGGCATAAATTCCAGGACCGAAGTGATCCTTTTTTCTGACAGCTAATGTTATTTGGACTTTAATGGATTATTTGAACGGTCATGATTTAGAAGGCACTTTTGTGGACTTTGTGTTTCTAGGTAATGCATATATTTCGACGCTGCTGTACAGGTCTGCGTTCCTTACGTTGTATTGTGGCCAGCGTATCCCCGTATAATGTGGATTACCCCAATTGTAAAGACGCAAGATGTTGCTTCTCTACGGTGACTCCTCTTCTTTGACATCGGGTCTCATTTCGTATATTCTAAATTTACGCTAAATTGATAATTCTCCCTACAAATTACAAGATTTTCTCGTCGGAAAAAGCACTCGAAACTTTCCAGTTAAAGTAAGAACCTCGTCTATTTACTGTAAGCTCAAAGTAGGGGGATTGTAATATCAGGAGGTCTATATTTAGATGACTACTGCTTCTCAGATATTGCCTGTAAACATCGAAGAGGAGATGAAGGAGTCC encodes the following:
- a CDS encoding pyridoxal-dependent decarboxylase, whose product is MKNKEKPILVPYRDILNKIRLSFPQPVSDRVHDSYLVHTVMRALDGVDALKGELPILGKREPLDYTSARMTRLPEESSSLEDVISALVKYLEGMTIWGHPRTQQNVVPPPSIASLIGMTLAQLYNPNLGWDVYSHRVALAEVEVVAMVSALVGYNPVQSSGVFTFGGTGTTLYGVKVGIEKAIPKAMENGVREDAVVFASDCSHYCRFNVAGWLGLGEKNLITIPTNARNEMDIPALRKRAREVLAEGRKIAGFICTMGTTDAFGLDDLEEVVKLRNELMEEFRLPYCPHVHADAVIGWAWSVFNDYPFEENPMGFRPRTVRALAGAGNRIRDLHLADSVGVDFHKTGFTPYISSLVLFKDRKDLQLLQRDQEKMPYLYQFGEHRPGMYTVETSRSGAGVLAALANLKLFGKKGLQAIIGHIVEMAQLLREHLEGHAYTTVLNRDNFGTVTIFRAYPDGINTFEIKEQELHDPAFRDTLLRHNEYNRRISDYVHDEAMGGRGVVLSLTDCYRYTSYGEPVVGLKSYILSPFVDEENIEAIVDKVLEAREKITI
- a CDS encoding DUF5996 family protein, with protein sequence MSSQSISQNEAWPSLPLDAWKDTYATLHMWLQIVGKIRMAQSPWVNHSWNATLYVTARGLTTSPLSYGTRIFQIAFDFIDHKLLIQCSDDRAGIVPLRPLSVAAFYRQLMEELGKLDLYLKINTKPNEVPDPIPFDQDEQHASYDPEYATRFWRILAQSDRVFKRFRGRFIGKCSPVHFFWGAPDLAVTRFSGRRAPEHPGGIPNLPDAVTREAYSHEVSSCGFWAGGGTVSHPVFYSYAYPEPNGFAKAAVRPESAYYSDDFREFLLPYDAVREAQSPDDTLLEFLQSTYEAAATLGGWDRKSLERSHTF